Below is a window of Acidobacteriota bacterium DNA.
GACGGCAAACGGCTGGCCTTCGCCTCCAACCGCAACCAGGGGAAACCCGGGGAGACCAACGTCTTCGTCGCCCGTTGGGTGGACGGGGAGCCGATGGTGGAGGAGGAGAGCGCCGCCGACCGCTATCGCGCCGACGTGGAATGGTTGTCGGCGGACGAGCGGCAGGGCCGAGGCCTGGGTACCGAAGGGCTGGACGAAGCAGCTCGTTGGATCGCCCGTCGCTATGCCGATCTCGGTCTCGATCCCGCCGGTGACGAGGGCAGCTTCCTGCAGCGCTTCGAGGCGCCGGTGGCGGTGTCGGTGGAGGAGGGGACGGCCCTCACCGTGGGCGGCGAGACCCTCGCCTGGAACGCCGAGGCGGAGAGCTTCCGCCCCGCCTCCTTCTCCGCCGAGGGCTCGGTGACCGCGCCGCTGGTGGACGCCGGCTGGGGCATCACCTCGGAAGAGCACGGCATTGACGACTACCAGGGGTTGGACGTAGACGGCAAGGTGGTGCTGGTGCGCCGCTTCGCCCCCGACATCGAGGAGCTGCAGGACGAGGACGTTCGCCGCCGGCTCAGCGATCTGCGCTACAAGGCCTTCAACGCCCGCGAGCACGGCGCGGCGGCGGTGCTCTTCGTCGACCTGCCGGTGGGGGCGCCGGCGGAGGGCGGTTCCGGTGAGCCTGCGGCGGAGGAAGCTCCGCTGCCGGCGCTCACCGTCGACTCCAAGGGCGACGCCGGACTACCGGCGGTGCATCTACGCCGCGAGCTGCTCGACCGTCTCGATCCAGGCCAGGCGGTGACCGTGACCGTCGATCTGGAGCGTCGCATGACCACCACCGCCAACGTGGTGGGACGCCTGAGCGGTTCGGGGGAGATGGAAGGCTCGACGGAGGGAGCCCTGGTCATCGGTGCCCACTTCGACCATCTGGGCATGGGAGGCGCCGGATCCCTGGCGCCGGACTCCCACGAGCCCCACAACGGTGCCGACGACAACGCCTCCGGCGTGGCGGCGCTGCTGGAGGCCGCTCATATCCTCGCCGGTCAGCGGGAGCAGCTGGGCAGCGATGTCTACTTCGTCGCCTTCTCCGGTGAGGAGTCGGGGCTCTTGGGGTCCACCTACCTGACTCGCCACATGCCCGCCGGCTTGGCGGTGGAAGATCTCCGGGCGATGCTCAACATGGACATGGTGGGCCGCCTCCGGGACAACCAGCTAGCGGTGTTGGGCGCCGACTCGGCGGAGGAGTGGTCCGACCTGCTGGAGGCACATTGCGCCGAGTTGGCCATCGGCTGCAAAGGCAGTGGCGACGGCTACGGTCCGTCGGACCAGACCCCCTTCTACGCCGCCGGCGTGCCGGTGCTGCATTTCTTCACCGGCGCCCACGAGGACTACCACAAGCCCTCCGACGACGTGGAGGGCATCAACGCCGCCGGCGGAGCCCGGGTCGCTGCCCTGGTGGCGAGCTTGGCGGGGGATCTCAGCGCCAGCTCCGAGAGCCTGACCTACAAGACCGCCCCGGCGCCGGCGCCCCAGGGTGATACTCGCTCCTACGGCGCCTACCTGGGCACCATCCCGGACTACACCGGCGGTGAGGACGAGGAGGGCGGTGTGCTGCTGGCCGGCGTGCGGGAAGGCAGCCCTGCGGAAACCGCCGGCTTCCAGC
It encodes the following:
- a CDS encoding M28 family peptidase; the encoded protein is MLTILSVPAVADESAGELRQPGEKHLEEIVQLTFGGENAEAYWSPDGEELVFQSTRPPYGCDQIFRIPADGSGEAKLVSTGLGRTTCAYFTADGERVLYASTHEADTACPPPPDRSQGYVWPLYDGYRIYSAKLDGSDVQALTEGGAYDAEATVCPVDGSIIFTSTRDGDLELYRMDADGGNVQRLTETPGYDGGAFFSRDCSKIVWRASRPAPGEELEDFQRLLSQGLVRPGELELWVADADGSNARQVTYLGAATFAPYFYPAGQRILFSSNYGDSPREFELWAVNVDGTELERVTHSPGFDGFPMFSPDGKRLAFASNRNQGKPGETNVFVARWVDGEPMVEEESAADRYRADVEWLSADERQGRGLGTEGLDEAARWIARRYADLGLDPAGDEGSFLQRFEAPVAVSVEEGTALTVGGETLAWNAEAESFRPASFSAEGSVTAPLVDAGWGITSEEHGIDDYQGLDVDGKVVLVRRFAPDIEELQDEDVRRRLSDLRYKAFNAREHGAAAVLFVDLPVGAPAEGGSGEPAAEEAPLPALTVDSKGDAGLPAVHLRRELLDRLDPGQAVTVTVDLERRMTTTANVVGRLSGSGEMEGSTEGALVIGAHFDHLGMGGAGSLAPDSHEPHNGADDNASGVAALLEAAHILAGQREQLGSDVYFVAFSGEESGLLGSTYLTRHMPAGLAVEDLRAMLNMDMVGRLRDNQLAVLGADSAEEWSDLLEAHCAELAIGCKGSGDGYGPSDQTPFYAAGVPVLHFFTGAHEDYHKPSDDVEGINAAGGARVAALVASLAGDLSASSESLTYKTAPAPAPQGDTRSYGAYLGTIPDYTGGEDEEGGVLLAGVREGSPAETAGFQRGDRLVALGETEIGDIYDFVYILRQAKPGDETSAVVEREGERVTLDVTFGRRR